In the Necator americanus strain Aroian chromosome X, whole genome shotgun sequence genome, AAAATTGGacggaaaaaagaggaactatTTCGCTTCGAGTATTTCCAGTCCTGAAAACTAAGAAACTACGCGGTGACGAATGTATCACATGTTGCCAGCATAACAAACCGGAGAGGCTGATGTCGCAGCGATTGTCGTGCGAGTCAAAAAGGGGGGCGTGAGAAAACGCGTATTGCATCGCTGATACGGCGATGAGAGAAAAGCGTGCATAAACAAAGGATGACGTAAGATACAACGATTTGGAGATGTAGTTCCGGCGAATGACCAGAAGCTCGGAGGTGCGTCCGAGGATCCGTCGCCTGCCCTATCACATAGAGCAAAGTCGGCtaaaacaacagaaatatGAGGTGCGCAGTGTCATTCGATATAAGCGCATCGAGGACAGAACGTAGAGTGCATTTCAGGCAATCAGGACATTTTTCCACTAAGGATAGATGATGCTGCGACGATGCTGAGAACGCATACATGTAGAGCATCGTGTAATCGATTGTGGTGGTGAGAAGCCAAGAGAGGCAGCGGAGGTTCGCGCATGATTGTGTGAATTGTCTGGAACAAGCAGTTGTAGACAATCCGGATATCACCTGACGCATGCTTCATTGCCgagtttatttgttgtattttttttatcagcgCCCAACCCCTTTCTGCTAGCGACCGCGCACGTGATTCAAAGCCAGTCCACTCAATTTCTATCAGATGCTTTCGGAGTCGTGTTTTCGGAGAGCAGAAGGCATTCCCGCAGAGAAGTGGGCAGTTAATAACGCAGTTTCCAGACATCGAAAACCGCCATGTagtgaaagaatttttttaaagttttctttttgagattAAATAGAAGctggaaaatcaagaaaaacaaaagaaacgaatgaaGAAAGCGAATGAATATTCGGAGCAAGTACTAGATGGAATTGAATATACTAATAGAGATAAATTTGGAGCACATCGCGCGAATGTTCACAGTATTTCATGGGTAGTTTCAGTCCTCTCTAGCTTATGTTTTCTATAGTTATCTTATTTGTCGGTTTCCTTAAGCTCACACCTGTTTGGGAAATACCAGTCCCACTGGAATGCTTCCAAATATTGGCTCAAACAATCCAAAATTCTCTCGAGTACCCTCAGCAGTTGAGTGGCTTTCTCTGGATGGACTTAGAGCAACCACAACCCCAGTCTTGTTGGTTGGTTCGCTTCGGGCggtgtcgaaccatcgactgctTAGGCGTGGCGGCTACCTCTTACCTGtgtgctacacccgcccgCGGCAACAGCATATGAAAATATTATTGCAGACACCCAAGCTATCGCATAATCTTAAGGTAAGGATTATATAAGATAAAGGAAGAagcttatttattctttatgatagAAGTATTGTCTCAAGAAATAATTTGATCTGAAATTCAAGTGTTTTCGGCTCTAACTTTGTCAATTAAATTTTACAAAACTGAATTTAACTGATTAATGTTAACTTATACAAAACACTTCTGAAAAATTGGTTCCTTTATCTGTTGACTTATAATTTGGATATAAATAGGATTTTTAGAACCAATCATAAGGTCAAAATCAATCTACACCATAAGTAATATGTGAATCTTACGACGTTCTGCAGAATTAGAGCATTTGACTCGGCCTCAGTGGTGATCATGCGAACGCAGGAACGCTATGAACTCCTCCCAATCTCATGCAGAGCATATAATTACCGTTGTAACTTACCTCACATACTAAAATAATATATGACGAGAGGATAGCCCTTATGAGATAACTGTTTCCTGCGGGTTTTTCTGACGCCGATACCTATACTTACATCGCTATGCTCGTTCGATCGGTGCGTAGGGCAGAAAATAGAGGTAGTGTGAGTAAGTGGCTGTGATGTATGGCATTTGTTCGGGAAATGTAAGTGGCGGGAAATATCCATGCAGCGCTTTAGTGCCGGTGGAACTTTCCTCGAAGGGATGATCCACTGTTCCAGTCGTCCAGCATCATTTGCTTCGAGCTTCGCCATTGCTTTCGTGCTGGGTCATCTGAGTAATAGAAAACAACCGACCTATGTTAGTTTATCTGATTTTATTCAGATTAGAAAGGAGAGAAATAGATAAAAGTACACGAACGGTTCTGGAACGATATGATAAACAGTTATGTAGTGGAAAAACTGCCAAGAGAcacctgtctcttgaaactctcgggctgatacgtcagcgtggagcagcacgagccgcaagGAATCAGTAGATTCAAATGAGTTGGGAAGGAATTCATATGCGTCCAACGTCTCCAATGTGTCAGGTTGATGAGAAAGTCtcgccagtttttttttttggaaaattcagAACTTTCGGCTTTTGATCAATACCCATGATATATCACGTAGTATttgtagaacattctcgaagcttCCCCGCAAAAGATTCGCAAGAGAAGATACAGTCTTCGAAGACAGACCgcgaattttaattttaattttgggATTTGAGGGAATGCTGTACTACGAGCTTCGGCACATCTCCTTCATGATAATGTCAGACTCTATATAGCTAAGGAGACccataaaaaaattgaaaagctAGCTAGGTACCCCATCCTCCCTATTCTGCCCCTTCTGATTATCATTTATTCCAGCCTCCTTAAGGCTTTCCTGGCGAAGAAAATTCTCACCAAGTTTGATGACATTAATCGGACGGTCATCGACTTCTTCGACACCCAGCCTCCCCACTTCTTCGAGAAGGGGATGGTTGACCTGCCCGTTAGGTGGAGCACTGTAGTGACTAACGATGGCTATTGTACTGTTGATTGATTACCATCGCATGCCgaataaaagaatagaagaaaaaaaccacaaaactgACAAGGCTTTCTTACCAGCCTAATATATTGGAGTTCCACTGAAATTGGCAAAAATTCGGCAAGGAGTGAAGACAACCGGTGTATGAGCACTTCAAGAGCGTAAAGAGCGCATAAAAACGTAACGTAAGAACGTAACGTACGATGAATTCATGGAGAACTTATCATGGAAACAAGATTCAAAGTTGTTTGAACATACTGTTCATTAACAGTTCCGGTGTTTTGACTCAAAAAATCCAGCACTCGCGCGATCTGTTATTTTCGAAGTGGAAGCAAGGGCAGAAATCAGTAAATCGAGAAGCGGTAAACATCAACATCGTTAATTCGATTGTGGTTTTCAATTAAGACCTTCAAATAGATAGGACTAGTACTGTTGCTGCTGAATAGTGAAGAGAACAGGACGTAAATAATTAGTTCTCGTGCCTTCTACTATTGTTGGAAAGAGTTCTTTTGAGTTTGCAAAAGTTCAGCGAAATGAGGTGAATTTAATGTACGGTTCAGAATCTCCTAACAacaggaaaagtggaaaacatAAAATGTTCTTATTCAATTGTCGGGAGCAAAAAAGAAGCCGAACATCTCTGGAATATTACTTTTGAAACTATTAGTATtggagagcaaaaaaaaagagagtggAGGTCCAGCGGAACATGCGTTATTTTGAAACTAGGCTATTTAAAAATGATTTACTTTTTAACCGTTGACCTaatcaaacaaatttctggatttcgaGACATTAATGCCTATTTTACGTTCATTTTGCCTAATGAGATCTTCAGTGCCATGACGTTCCTTATTTGAATGCAGTTCTCAGTTTCTTCgtgattatttcttttccttaggCTCTTTTGAGCAGACCTAGTGGAAAGTGGTACACATAAATATATGAAAGCCTACATTgagggcatcactccacgaatctgttgtggtgcggatttcaggtgaagtattcgtataaaggatagtagattatggaaaggggggtgattccgtccatttcttcccaattgccgtaaaaaacggcccgaaagatacagattcgagcgttccggcgcaccatttttcacatggagttcgattggagcgcgccagccttgtgcacgcgccgcatcttcgtttttacagcaattaggaagaaatgaacggaatcacccgcctctccattatctactatcccgtatacgaatactccacctgaaatccgtaccaattcagattcgtggagtgatgcctttaaatatttttcctatGAAATGACCAACTATAAAGCCCTGAAAAGTGGGTAAGAAAAGCCTAATATTTCTTCAGGGTTGCTTTTATATTGGAAATACATTAGTTTTATAAAAGAAGTACCTGTTTAGAAGGATTGAAGGGAGCGATCACAATTAGGAAGGGAATAATATGAAATCATTCTACGGACTCTCCCTCTCTCATCTAGCATGTATAGCTGGATGGTCGTGGTGAGGTTTGTGAAGCATAACGAGGTTTTGCTTATCTCTTCGTATCTTTTCTTGGCATCCAGTGAAATAAAAGGATTAAAGAAAGCTCACACCTGACATTTGTGGTCGacagagaaagaaatgaaaactgtGAAGTAAAATATCGAattatgaaatatttaaattaaatgCGGACAAAATTCGGGTATAGGTCGTTGAGTCAACCTACTaacgttattttttgttaaacAATGATGCAGAGAATGAGGAAAAAGCCCGCTTTGATCAAAAATGACTacgtagaaaataataataccaaTAGgtcgggtgtagcgcagttggaaAGAGGTTCAACAGGCAAGACAATGGTTGGAAACCGCCTCATACCGACatactttgtcctttataTTTCAATATCACCAATAATTATGAATTAAGCAGTAATCATCCGGGAATATGACGCCCCGAAGCAATGTAGTACAATGCAGATAAACATCAATAgtcaataattatttattataaaattgTTCATGTGATCTATTCAAAGGAATTTACATATTATGACTTGTATAACTCTACATTCATACTACGTTGATACTCGAAAAAATCGATACCATGAAGTTATCGATTTGAGATTGAAACCGATGACTTGTGAAATACAGTGTTAAATGAGCTATGCAATCAGGTGACACGAATATATCGTGTGACTTCCTTAGAAGTAATATAAGAAAAACcaatgtaaaaataaacaattgttTTGCTGTAGATGGCACATGAATCAGGCAACTGAGGCTGAACATTGAATATATACTCGCGACTGTCTATGAGTCGAACAAACCTATGACAAGACTAGTTTCATACGGATTTTCAGGAGCACATAACACTGCTAGAGGACGCTGATTTTTGAAATCGACGGCAACGTTCGCATGTTGCTGAGTGCGTAATCTTTTGGATTTCGGGCTGAGATTAAATGCAAGACATTTGGGAAAGCaagagaagaatgaaaaaggaaacgtATGATAGCTGGGATGGACACTTTAGACTCGTTGATGTTCGAGTTGTTGTTGAGCGGCAGCTAGCTGCGCTGATTGAAGTTGATATGTCCCGGGAACGATGCCATATCCGGCCGCAGCATATCCGTACGGGTCCAAGCCGGCTGCCTGTGCTGCTTGAACtgaaacaaacacacacatttCTTCAAGAATATCACATCCCGTATAGTTGAAGATTTCACTCAAATGTCAACTATGCGAAGAATACAGAGCTATTCGTTGCAAATAATAACTCCAGTCGTTCTTGGATCTTCCATTCTACTTAATAGGCTAAAAGTCGGCAAACACCAATACAAATAGAATGAGAAAGtaagaatagaaatttccagGTTATAATAGTTCAAGTGCTATTTCAGTTATTAGTCGGTAAGGAACTGGCTGGTCTGAGTTTGGACTTACCGAACGTGTTTCAGATAGTTTCTCCCAACAATAAACAATGCCTCATTCGGGAATGACGCACTTTTTGAGATGGAAGAGAATCCATCTGTGCTGcagaaaacatgaataaagTATGTAGCAGCTACTGTTAAAGACTAGAATAGCGAGCTCTCGAAATAAGCAGCATTTTCACGGAGCCTTCGCACGGAACATATAGTCTCAGTCTTGTTTCCTTCTTAGAAATCCACAACACTCGCCTTGGAATCGTGATCCTGCTTGCGGAATAGCATATGCGGCTCCAGCTCCTTGTCCATTTGCAACTGCTGCAGCCAGGGCTGTGTAGTCCACGGCTCCCTGGCTCTGAGCGGCAGCAGCTCCAAGTAGTGGATTTACTAGTCCAGCAGAAGGATAGTAGAGTTGTGGTAGTCTGGAAACCAGCACAGTAAGCATACGATAGATCACCACAACGCACGCAGCTCACCCCAAACGCACATGCGTGCCGGCACGAATCGCTGTTAGTTGCGAAAAGAATTAGATGAATGTGGATGGCCAAAAGAGGAAAGTGAAGGCAGATGATGATGTACGGTTGCATGTTGCGTGCCAACCTCACAAAGCTAGCTAGTTACGTCAGTTGATAATTCTCGAGAGATGGATTTTCGACAACCTCACCACGATCACCTAGCTACACAGGCTAGGTGGACGGGCTAGGAATCGTCAAAGCCCGCCACCCTCACACACAGCATGGAATCAATCTGCACACGCACGCCTAACCTTACATTTTCTGtacgtttgtttgtttcattattCCGTCTCAACCACAGGACATACAGCTAAAATGATATGGATACGTCGAACACAGCAGCTTGTGGCCCTGACACCGCACTGCTGGTAGCAGTAACTCAGATCACTTCGAACACACATGAACTAGCAGTACTTACCCGATACGTGTCGGGAACAGAGCCTGTAACTGTGTCTGCAGTGGCAACTGGACCTGGTTCGCCAATGCTGAAACGAATGGAAAAACAGATATTCGAATTCTGAGCTCTCAACAAAACAGTCTCAAAAATCAGTTTGGTGTCAGTTTCAGTGTTCCAGCTATTCTTCTTCGTGGAAAGATTCCTGTGAAATTGTTTTAGTGTTATCGTGCGTCGTCTGTAGCTACACGAAATTCTATTTTAACTCTGAGATGAGAAGAgacaaagcaaaaaaggaaGCCTCGGAATAATGTTGAAATCGTTCCTACGCGCTAGCTTTCAACGACCAGCTATGaacaattaagaaaaatttccagcgGAAGTTTTTGTGTCACTTCAAGCGACCCACGTAGTGGTTCCCAGGACTTGACGTGAGGAGGGCAGTTTATTCAAGGCACAAGTCACAGGAaaggcaaaaaagaagagcgaAAGTGCGAGACTTGCAAAAATAGTTTTTCACTAGGTTTTTAGGCTATGTGAATGGTACTGGATAACTTCTGTGCTGTATGAGGAGGTAAAAGTAAAGATGTATAATGTCTTCAAATACTACTGCAATAAccacgaaaaaagtgaatgataCTAAACCACTACTACAGTATCCACTAATACTAATAACgctaataacaataataataacacaatCACACTAATAGGAGCGAGCTGTTCAAAAACGAGCAAGCTTGTCTAGgaagcaaacaaaaagaaactttttccaTGGGAAATGATTACATTGAGATATTGAAGCATGTGATTTTGTTACCTAGGCTTCTAATTAGCTCCAATATGAGGTGAAAATTATGATGTAAAATTCAATATTGATGAGAAGTATTTGAACATTAAAGTTCCAGTTTCTCCGAGAATTTAGCGTGTGACAAGCAGAAATGCAAACAAGAATATGATGTCAACAAGAATAGCACATGAACACAATTTTGTAGTGAGTTAAAAAACGTTTTCCGCGAAGATATGCGAATACGCGGGAAACATATCTCTGGAATACTTTAGTGGGACATTGTTTGTCTTTTCAATTACTGTACGCTCAACTACATGAACTGACTTCGTTCTAAGTATTTGCTGAAGTTTACTTTGTGTAATCGACTATTTTTATGGTAGTTTCACTTCCTAGGATCTTGTAATAATAacattttgattaaaaaaaaagaatttcgttAGTTACTGCCTACCTGCCAACTGCACATTCGTTCGTGGCTTTGCTCCAAGATATGCTAGATTCACATTTGCTTTTCGACCATCTATAATTGGATTCGGATCTTTACATGCTCGTTCTGCTGCCGCACGATCTTTCATAGtcacctgaaaaaaatcactaaaaatgCTAGACTTCTGTTTACAATTTAGGTCGATAAATCATTGGTTGAGGAAAACTCAATGAAACTGTAAGGAAATCGGATCATTAGAACTTAGTTTTGAAAGATTTCGAAGATTCGTTCCTTTCAGATTCCTCAAGTTGGACAAGAGAATTCTAGAAATCAGAACAGAATTTagatctttttgtttttcccaaAAGTTGAACTCCTCGGATAGATCCGATGACATTTACAGACTAATTCTCTTAATTTTACAGTTCCTACATGAAATTAGAAAGGAAAATAGTTCTAGGTGTTCTTGGATATACCAATAAAATAGGCTAAATGAAAAATACTGCTAAAATAACTCAACTAGTGAATTTTGGAATATCTAAGAAATTCCGGATCTGGCAGAAATCTCGtaaatttcaacgaaaatgaGTAGGAATCTTGGTGGAAGTTAGGAAAAGCAACGAATGTCAGTATTAGGACTTGTTTCAACATAGTGTATATTATTTTGCATCGGGAGAGCAGAAAATATACAGTAACGTTAAAGATAAACCAATAGATTCAAGATGTCAAGTTCACTTTAAGCGTTAAAACCATCCTCTTTTCAATTCACTTCAAGTCCTCGTGTAGGATTTAATGCAACAAAGTTATCACAGTGAAACATCCATCTTTTCTCTCAAAGATATAGTGACCGAGAGTAAATCCACTCACAAATCCGTATCCTCTGCTTTTTTGCGTTTGACGATCGGTAATGACCACAGCCTCTTCGATGTCTCCGAATTGTTCGAAATACTCATGAAGAGTCTTGTCGCTTGTGTGATATGGTAGTCCACCGACGAATATTTTCGTAAACATCGTGTCCCGACTTCCTTAATCATGATTCGACACGACGCCGTGAACCCGAAGTAAACAGTGATAGAACAAATTCAGTCACACATTCCACTGTTGCCCGCGGGTGGGTTCATGGCACTAGCTCACGTGACTCACCCGGATCGTCTCTGAACCGGGTTTCCTTcccctttcttcctttcacaCACACCCGCACAAACATAAGTTCGCACATAGCAAAACCGGACCCCCTACCTATGACCGAATCTGTCCCGGCAGAGGCGAGTGCAGCGGCGGCCGCTTGTACCAGCGGATCACTCAATTGTCCATATACTGATGAGGGAAGCATATCTGAAAAGATCGGATGTGAAGCTTTTTTGAGAGGAAGCTGAGAAAAAACAGCTCCACCAGATTTCCCAAAGCTCATAGCAAGACTTGACCCTCAGTCCTTGATAATATTTGTTGCTGGgattattttctaattaaatATGCGAGATTAAAGCttgctttttgaagaaatggtTAAGACCAGCGCATCTTTGAAAGGGGAAGCTTAAAATTGTATGAGCAAGACTTCCTTATGTTTTAGGCATAGATTCCAAAAAGACGCTGAACACTGGTCGGTCGGTTGCGTGCACCTTGCGATTTCAATATTTGCGTCTGGTACAGATTCTTGAGacctttttttcctcggtGTTCAGCTTTAGCGAAGAGGAAAAGATGTAAGAGGAACTTCTCAAGAAGTCCTTCGTACCGGAAATAAGAACAAGAATGTTCGATTTTATGAAAAAGTGCCATTGATGAGGCTTGACCTGCATCAGATAAGAATTAATTATTGAGATTCCCAGtgaataagattttttttttgtgctgagacaaccttttttgtttctcgttgttgttgttgttagagAGTTCAAaagtagaagtagaagaaCGAATTCGAGGTCCAAATACGTACCAGAGGATGATAGACTTCAGCTGTGGTTGTGTTAACAATAATTCCCTTTCTAGTTTACTATAATTTAAGTTcagaaaaactcttttttaagCGCTACCAAATAGTAGTAGTAAGCTCTAATGCAGGAATTCCAATCACATTTTGTAGAGAGACAAGAAAACACTGGTCCCAATGCCGAGGTCGAGTTTCTagaattgttgaaaaattattgaatttctggaattacgAATCTTCGACGACCAAAGCAACAAACGTTGTAGAAGAATCAGTATTTATTGTTAATCGTGAACCTCTCAGTCGGAGGTCTCGTAAAGATGGAAGATACAGGAAAATggcgagaaaaaaacgtgCAAGCCGGTTTTCTAGGTTTCGGCTTGGAGCTCAGCAAGCTCTTAGCGTTTGGAGAATAACTTTTTCCAGGAATGGATTCTCTTGGTTGATTTAAAGAAGCTGTTCGGGCACTACGTACGCTCAGTGtcattgatttatttaaacttagtgatttttaaaatcatttctcATCGAACAGAGCAGAGATTTTATGTCCTTAGTAATAACACCTGGTGGGAACATTTCTCAGGACAATAACTGCTATAAGTGGGAAGTTTTCAGGGGTTACTCGACCATTATTACTCTGTAGTTCATTCGTCACTCACCTATTTCAACGATACAAACACTGCACACTGCACACTGCACACACAAATGTCCCTGCGGGAAATTAGGAGAACCTGGAATATAATAATGATGGTAATATTCGAACACGAGAATAGTGCGAAACAATTTTACGAAATGTGGGAGAAGAAGTGATGAAggtaggaaaaacaaaaagttacaATGTACTGGAATTTAAAGTGGAAAAGTCTCGTCTGAAGCGACAGATCTGGAACCGATCGCACCTCGGGCACTGGAAGTGTTCGGAGCACTTCGGCGATTGAGGGAGAGTGGGAGGTTTTGAGAGTCAACACCGCTGACAGCCGCTCGGGCAACTGTCGCTCTCTGTGCTCAACGAAAGCCTCGGCGATGCGATGCGAAACCCTGATGATCCCGTTGTGTCATTCCATTCAAATAAGCAAATACCACCAGAAAGTGTCAGTCTACACAAGATCGCTGCAAGAAATGAAGATATTTCCAGGGACATCTCCAACCGCTTATCCCATCCTACAGAAACTATCTATTATGATCGGCacgatttttgtgaaattacgTGAAAACTGCACGGCAGATTTCTCATGTAGTTCTTGCATCGAATATCAAGTGCTTTACACTGTTATTGCGTAGGTGCAGCAAGAATGTCGGAGAATTCGAGGAGAGTTCGTTGCGTCCAGTGCATCCACGAAGTTCGTAGCCAAACGCATCGTCTGCCTCGGATCGAGGAACGAAAGGAGTTAAACTTGAAGGAATGCTGCATGCAATTCAATACCTCAAAATTCGGCTACGAGGCAGTTACGtagttctcgaaaaaaatggtgaaaatatATAGTATTTTTAAACACAAATAAGGGTTGGAAAAGGAAGAGATTCCTACGATACATAGAAAGGTGATATTGGAAAGTCGGAAGATGAGGCTGAATATGAATATGGATAGAAGAATATGGACATTCACGTTCCATTCTATCAAAAATGCTACCATGTTTTCTCTTTGGAAATAGTGAATGTGAACTTTTTAACgagaggatgaaaaaagataagCAAAGGAAGCACAACGTGGATATGCAGAAAACGAGGCGAAAGCGACCATTTGATGAGGAGCGTAACTCCTtattaggaagaaagaagagagtaAATCGCGGCAATAGAAGGAAAATGAGACCACTAAGTATGCGGGGAGGAATAGAGGAAATTCCGAAAGAGACAGTTAAATACAGTGATTAAAAATGCTGCGCATGTTTGAAAGATAAGAGAAAGGGACTGTAATTTCTCCGATGCAAACTGGCAAAGTACCGTGGAAACTCTATCTTTAATCTCGGAATACTGATCCAGACTGTTGGTATTCAACACGTTAGTGGTTTAGCACTGCTGATATACATGTTGTATAGGTTTGAGAAGTGGTAGCACCGAGCGGAGGACTCCTCTTTGTTCGAGCACAAGTGTCGCCGTGAGGACACTCTTTAGACATACGCACAAAACATATTTAAAGGTCTTGAACATTCCATCATTCGCTCATCTGAAATAATTTGGGACAagcatttttgaagaatcCCCAAAGATAACGATTTAAAGGCGAACTTGTACATCATGCTACAATCCTGTCGAACGAGCACACGAACAGCGGAGTATGGACGTTTGTGGATCGGGATGTGTTGAGGGATGCAGCAAGATTGCAAAAGCGTTCCACGAAAGTATTTGGATAACAGTTGGTGTGATACACACACAGCCAGATATCCCTATTTCAAATGGACTGTCGTAATAGGTCACAATGCATAAGAACCCAATTCTGGAACTCGTTCTATTACACAGTACGTTCCTGAGTAATGAGTGCCGTGGCGACAGGGGAACTATCTATGGTTAATAGACGTCAGAGTCAAAACTTCCCAACAGAACGGGTAGAGCAATGCACCTGTTCACTAATCAAGTTGTGATTCTATCAAacaccaaaacaaaaagaaaattctcaagATAGCACAGATGCTCAATGATATCCACACATTTGAAAcgtaaaaatagaaacaatgaTGATCATTTCCTACACAGCAAACCCCCACAGCGAGAACCCGACGTTGTGACGTAACTCAGCTCTCGATCCAGTAGCTAGCATATCTTCGCTACACAGCTGGTTATGTCTGATCGGCGGCTGGTGTTTACTCAGCGCTATTTCGCTATATCCGAGcccatcatcatcatcgaTCCGGCAACGATCATCTGATTTAACGCGACGCGAATAAGATGCATACAACGTTTTTCGCTCTAACTTTATATGATGAGTATAATCTCggaattcattcaaaaaatccaTGCTGGTATATGTGACGTGATATTACATCTGGCTATCGCTGAGTaaataaagaatgaaggaCGTTTTCGAGTGTTTCGAGCATGGGACTTTGCTCTCGCCCCCGAGTGCCCAGTCAGTAGCCGTTGTTGCAGGCTTTTTGACGAAGTAGAGCCAGCCAAGTGGCCTGTGGACCGTGCCGCCATCCTAGGTGGTCCGCCCGACCACCGACATCCCAACACATGCAGAGAGGAGAGCGGAAGGTGCAGACAAAACTGGCCTGCGCCCCACTACGCAAACATTCACATAGCTTAGCAGTGTGCCTGTGCTGTGTGTTATTTTGATCGATTATAGCGAATCATTATTATCCGCCTCATAATAAGCAGTGGCCATGATATGTGTCAATTTCTGTCTGCGTGCCAACTTCAGAATGAGGGCGACGGCAGCATTCGCCTCCTCAGGCTAGTTGTTCGATGCCGGCGATGATGATTAGAATGAGCGCGGCAGGAAACAAAGAAGCTGATAGAAGTTCTAGGCGGATGGCTGAGATATTCAGAGAAGGCTGATTTCGCAGACAATGAACCTCTTCACTTGTCCCGTTGTCCTGAATCAGCAGAGTGGGCAAGGAAGTGAAGCACACGTAAACGCAGACGAAAAGCTTCGGAAAAAGATGGTTGATTGCAATCTTTGTTGTCTTTGTTGGGACGGTCAGAGGGCTTGATGGAACTTTTACTAACAAAAATCCTTGCTGCactgtttatttcttctttggtGTCACAATACCCTCATTTCCCTCTGTTAAAATCTCTCCCACAAAGTTTGTAGTCCCCTCAGCAGATGATACTAAATTATGTTAGATTCAACTTC is a window encoding:
- a CDS encoding hypothetical protein (NECATOR_CHRX.G21293.T1): MLPSSVYGQLSDPLVQAAAAALASAGTDSVIGSRDTMFTKIFVGGLPYHTSDKTLHEYFEQFGDIEEAVVITDRQTQKSRGYGFVTMKDRAAAERACKDPNPIIDGRKANVNLAYLGAKPRTNVQLAALANQVQLPLQTQLQALFPTRIGLPQLYYPSAGLVNPLLGAAAAQSQGAVDYTALAAAVANGQGAGAAYAIPQAGSRFQVQAAQAAGLDPYGYAAAGYGIVPGTYQLQSAQLAAAQQQLEHQRV
- a CDS encoding hypothetical protein (NECATOR_CHRX.G21292.T1) encodes the protein MLVRSVRRAENRGSVRNAVLRASAHLLHDNVRLYIAKETHKKIEKLASLLKAFLAKKILTKFDDINRTVIDFFDTQPPHFFEKGMVDLPVRWSTVVTNDGYCTVD
- a CDS encoding hypothetical protein (NECATOR_CHRX.G21293.T2) is translated as MSKECPHGDTCARTKRSPPLGATTSQTYTTCSPNFPQGHLCVQCAVCSVCIVEIDMLPSSVYGQLSDPLVQAAAAALASAGTDSVIGSRDTMFTKIFVGGLPYHTSDKTLHEYFEQFGDIEEAVVITDRQTQKSRGYGFVTMKDRAAAERACKDPNPIIDGRKANVNLAYLGAKPRTNVQLAALANQVQLPLQTQLQALFPTRIGLPQLYYPSAGLVNPLLGAAAAQSQGAVDYTALAAAVANGQGAGAAYAIPQAGSRFQVQAAQAAGLDPYGYAAAGYGIVPGTYQLQSAQLAAAQQQLEHQRV